A segment of the Campylobacter concisus genome:
TCTTTATAAGGAGAGTTTTGAGATTAAGCTAGCTGGCAAAAAGATAAATGAGCTATTAAATTTGCCAAGTAGTGAAAATACGGGAGAATACGAAATTTATCCAAAAGATTTTTCGATTTTTATCCCATTAAATTTAGTAAAAGAAAATCTTTCAAATGGCAAAGCGATACTTGACATTAACTATCAAGGCTGTGCTAAAAACGGCATTTGCTACCGCCCGCAAAGCAGAATTTATGAGATAACTGACCAAGCTGGAAAATTTAGCATCGCCACTTTTAAAAAAGAGCAAAAAAGCGATACCGACAGCTTTGCTGAAGAATTTTCTAGCGAGCAAGATATCGCAAATGGGCTTGGAGATAAAAATTTCTTTATCTCACTTCTTACTTTTTTTGGTTATGGTCTCTTGCTTTCACTTACACCTTGCGTCTTTCCGATGATACCGATACTTTCAAGCATAATCGTCTCAAAAGGTGCTAATTTAAATGCAAAAAAAGGCTTTTTACTATCATTTATCTATGTTGTCGCGATGAGCCTAGCTTATGCACTAGCTGGAGTGGCAGCTAGCCTACTTGGCTTTGGTATCGCAGGAGCTTTGCAAAACATCTATGTACTTGGTACTTTTGCGGCCATTTTTGTCATTTTAAGCTTTAGCATGTTTGGATTTTATGATATAAAATTGCCAGCAAAATTTGAAAATTTGATAAGTAAAAAATCGCAAAATAGTTCAGGCTATGTTGGAATTTTTATTATGGGTTTTGCTTCAGCTCTCATCGTATCACCTTGCGTTGCAGCACCATTAGCTGGTGCGCTTCTTTATATTGCCCAAAGTGGAAATATCTTTTATGGTGGCATTATGCTTTTTGTCATGGGGCTTGGCATGGGCGTGCCACTGCTTATTATTGGGCTAAGCTCTGGAAAGCTCTTGCCAAAACCTGGTAGCTGGATGGATGAAGTGAAAAAATTCTTTGGTTTTTTAATGCTCATCATGGCGGTTTGGATCCTTGCGCGTGTGCTAGGAGAATTTTTTGAGCTATTAGGATATGGCATTATAGGCGTTTTTATGGCAGTTTATTTTGGGGCATTTGAAGTAGCAGAGCAAAGCTGGACTAAGTTTAAAAAAGCGTTTTTTATCCTAGTTTTTATATATTCAGTTATGCTAATAGTTGGTTCATTTTTGGGCTCAAAGGAGGCTTTTTCTCCGCTTTCTGGACTAAATTTGGCAAAAAGTGATAGTGCGTTAAAATTTAATTCCGTTAAAAATTTAGATGAACTAAATGAGGTAATAAAAAACTCAACCAAACCCGTTTTAGTAGATTTTTATGCTGATTGGTGTGTAAGCTGCAAAGAGATAGAAAAGATCACTTTTAAAGATAGTGATGTTATAGATGCTTTGACAAATTTTGCACTTATTCGTATTGATGTAACAAATGGTGGATCACAAAATGATGAGATGCTAAGAAATTTTGGGC
Coding sequences within it:
- the dsbD gene encoding protein-disulfide reductase DsbD; this encodes MFLKFLFSIILFVGSLFAEVLDVSKAFVLTPSIDSQNVEVKFNFGENIYLYKESFEIKLAGKKINELLNLPSSENTGEYEIYPKDFSIFIPLNLVKENLSNGKAILDINYQGCAKNGICYRPQSRIYEITDQAGKFSIATFKKEQKSDTDSFAEEFSSEQDIANGLGDKNFFISLLTFFGYGLLLSLTPCVFPMIPILSSIIVSKGANLNAKKGFLLSFIYVVAMSLAYALAGVAASLLGFGIAGALQNIYVLGTFAAIFVILSFSMFGFYDIKLPAKFENLISKKSQNSSGYVGIFIMGFASALIVSPCVAAPLAGALLYIAQSGNIFYGGIMLFVMGLGMGVPLLIIGLSSGKLLPKPGSWMDEVKKFFGFLMLIMAVWILARVLGEFFELLGYGIIGVFMAVYFGAFEVAEQSWTKFKKAFFILVFIYSVMLIVGSFLGSKEAFSPLSGLNLAKSDSALKFNSVKNLDELNEVIKNSTKPVLVDFYADWCVSCKEIEKITFKDSDVIDALTNFALIRIDVTNGGSQNDEMLRNFGLIDPPALLLFNGGDELKFLRTIGFIDAKNFLAKLEKIK